GTATGGCCAGTAATTTTTTTATTTATCTCTTTAGGAATAGGAATTTCTGTTGCAGGTACATCTATACTATCTCAATTGGTAGGAGCATCAGAATATGAAGAAGCCGATAGATATGCATCTCAACTTGTGGTTATATCTATGATTTTTTCAGTTGTATTTGCTATTTTAGGTTATTTTTTAAGTCCATATATTGTGAGATGGATGGGGGCAACTGGAGATTTAGCTAAGTATAGTAATATATATTTGCGAATTAGTTTTTTAGGATTTCCTTTTGTATTTTTATTTTTCAATTTTAACTCTATTATGAATGCCCAGGGAAACACCTTAGCACCAACAATATTAAGTGGCATATCTGCTATAATAAATGTAATACTAGATCCAGTTTTTATATTTACATTAAATATGGGAGTAGCAGGGGCTGCTATTGCAACGGTTTTATCTCAGGCACTATTAGTGTTTGTTGGAATTTACATACTAAAAAAACACTCCCCTATGATTAAATTGGATTTTAAGGGATTTAAGTTTAATAAAAATATGCTTAAAAAAATCGTGGAAATAGGTTTTCCTTCCACTATAGGGCAATCAGGTGCTGCTTTAGGATTTACCGTATTAAATAGCTTTATTGCTTCCTATGGTACTTCTACTTTGGCAGCTTTTGCAATGGTTAATAGAATAACATCATTGATAATGCAGCCTCCTATGGGAATTGGAGCTGCCTTAACATCTATAGTAGGTCAAAATATAGGTGCAAACCAGTTTGATAGAGTAATGGAAGCTTTTAAAAAATCTACCATAATAGTACTATCCCTTTCCATAGTGGGAACAGGATTTTTAATTTGGAAGGATAAGGGAATTATAGATTTTTTTATGCGCTCAAAGGATGATATGGAAGTAATAAATCAAGGAATTACTTTTCTTAGATATATATCTGTATCCATGCCCTTCATGGGAATGTTCAGTATATTTCAGGGATTATTTCAAGGTTCAGGGCATACTAAATATTCAATGGCAATGGCCATAGGACGTCTTTGGTTTATTAGAATACCTATGATATTAGTATTTAAACACTTAATGAAAATTGGGCCAGAAGGAATATGGTTTTCTATGAGTTTTAGCAATTTTTTAATATGTGTTTATGGATATATAGTATATAGGAAAGGGAAATGGAAGAAAAAGGTTATAAAGGAAGGGTATTAATAGGCATAATTATATAATAAATATCTATGATATATTCATAGGTATTTATTTTTTATCTAGAAAATGAAGCTATAATAGGTGTATAATAGTAAAAGTAAAACAAAAATCAATAATATAAATGTGTAAGGAGTGTTAACATGATAAAAAGAATTAAAGTCAATTTAGATGTAGTAGAGGCAATGCTATACTACTGGCAAGCTACAAGTGAAAAGGAAAAGGTAGGAGAGTCCTATATAATTAGTATAGGGGAATTTCCAGAAATGAAATATCTATATGGTGAAGGATTTGATAAAGAATCTGTAAGGAAGGTTTTAAGTGCTATTTCCAATAGGGAAATGTTAAATAGTGAAAGTAAAAAGGATAGAAAATACTGGAATAATAATATGTGGATGCTGGAGGATTTGGAATTTACAAATATGATGGTTGCTCCATTGAAGACATTAAATTTAAATAATTTAATTGATAAACTAAATAATGCAAATAATGCTTTTGAATATGAAGAGATAGAAGTAATATTCATACCTGGGCATTTAGATGAATATATTATAGATGAAAACAAACTTGTAGTTAATTTTTTTAGAGTAATGCCAGATTTATATGGAGAAGGGAATGTAACTATAGCAGGTAAGGATTTAAATGATTATTTAGAAGAAAAATTATTGGAACTGGTTAGTAAATAATCCTTGCAAAATAGAAAATAATGATATATAATTAAGCTTAATTAAAATATTGAGTTTAAATTCTATGTTAGGGAGTAGTAGTTAAGGTCGATTATCTACAGAGAGCTGGTGTAGGTGAGAACCTAGCGATATAGATTTTAATGAATGGACCCTATAGAAGCAGTGGGAAAATCTAAAGATGAGTATCACTAGCCGGAAGCCAACCGTTATCTATGGACAGGACATGTTAGTGTCCCATTAAGAGTGATGCTTTTATGCATAATTTAGGTGGTACCGTGGATTAATAACCTTCACCCTAATTTTTTAGGG
This portion of the Keratinibaculum paraultunense genome encodes:
- a CDS encoding MATE family efflux transporter, with the protein product MKKPDRKELILNGNMYKVIITLSLPIMLNNFIQTLYNLADAMWVSKLGSVQFAATSFVWPVIFLFISLGIGISVAGTSILSQLVGASEYEEADRYASQLVVISMIFSVVFAILGYFLSPYIVRWMGATGDLAKYSNIYLRISFLGFPFVFLFFNFNSIMNAQGNTLAPTILSGISAIINVILDPVFIFTLNMGVAGAAIATVLSQALLVFVGIYILKKHSPMIKLDFKGFKFNKNMLKKIVEIGFPSTIGQSGAALGFTVLNSFIASYGTSTLAAFAMVNRITSLIMQPPMGIGAALTSIVGQNIGANQFDRVMEAFKKSTIIVLSLSIVGTGFLIWKDKGIIDFFMRSKDDMEVINQGITFLRYISVSMPFMGMFSIFQGLFQGSGHTKYSMAMAIGRLWFIRIPMILVFKHLMKIGPEGIWFSMSFSNFLICVYGYIVYRKGKWKKKVIKEGY